The Phacochoerus africanus isolate WHEZ1 chromosome 15, ROS_Pafr_v1, whole genome shotgun sequence genome has a segment encoding these proteins:
- the LOC125117039 gene encoding olfactory receptor 6C74-like codes for MVTDREREVTMEVKNETRIQEFILEGFPAVQHLGSLLFLVHLLAYLASMTGNMVIIIITWVDRRLQTPMYILLSTFSFCECCFITTVIPKLLSIFLSGRQTIPFTACLVQAFLFLFLGAVIFFLMAVMSLDRYLAICKPLHYPSIMNLRISFLLVFFCYTLSFIFFTCLMLKVSQLWFCGPNVISHFFCDLGSLIHLSCSDTRSIEIYFFFLTSFVILLSLFITIIVYSNIIVTVMGLPSAKERQKAFSTCSSHLIVLFLMYGSCVFIYLKPKQTNRLDSNREAALVNTVVTPLLNPVIYTLRNKQVHQALRDTLPRKRLQK; via the coding sequence ATGgtcacagacagagaaagagaggtaACTATGGAGGTAAAAAATGAGACAAGAATCCAGGAATTCATTCTGGAGGGGTTTCCTGCTGTCCAGCACCTAGGGAGCCTCCTCTTCCTGGTGCACCTGCTGGCATACCTGGCCTCGATGACAGGCAACATGGTGATAATCATCATCACCTGGGTAGACCGTCGCCTCCAAACACCAATGTATATTTTACTCAGTACTTTCTCCTTCTGTGAATGCTGTTTCATCACCACAGTGATTCCTAAACTGCTGTCCATCTTTCTTTCAGGAAGGCAAACAATTCCCTTTACTGCTTGCCTCGTACaagcctttctctttttatttcttggagcagtaattttctttctcatggctgtGATGTCCTTGGATCGTTACCTGGCCATTTGCAAGCCTCTGCACTATCCATCCATCATGAACTTGAGGATTAGTTTCCTTCTGGTTTTCTTCTGCTATACTTTGTCCTTCATCTTCTTCACTTGTCTGATGCTCAAGGTTTCCCAGTTATGGTTCTGTGGCCCTAATGtcatttcccatttcttctgtgaccttggCTCTTTAATTCATCTCTCCTGTTCTGACACCAGATCTATTGAAATATACTTCTTCTTCCTTACCTCATTTGTCATTCTGCTATCCCTCTTCATAACCATCATTGTGTACAGCAACATAATAGTCACAGTGATGGGACTCCCTTCAGCTAAGGAGCGACAGAAAGCTTTCTCCACCTGCTCATCTCATCTCATTGTCCTCTTCCTGATGTACGGCAGCTGTGTCTTTATATACTTGAAACCAAAGCAAACGAACAGGCTGGACTCCAATAGAGAGGCTGCTCTTGTGAACACGGTGGTGACCCCGCTGCTGAACCCTGTCATCTACACTCTACGGAACAAGCAGGTTCACCAGGCTCTGAGGGACACGCTGCCTAGGAAGAGGTTGCAAAAGTAG